From the genome of Campylobacter concisus, one region includes:
- a CDS encoding methionine ABC transporter permease — translation MFGIDFSKFPDVFSRILLPAIGETLYMSIVSTLLAFAIGLIPAVLLILSDKDGLKPNKQLYFVLDIIINVLRSFPFIILIIVLFPVTKMIVGTSIGTTAAIVPLTIGAAPFVARLIENALKEVDKGIIEAAQSFGSSKFQIIFRVMFVEALPGIISAFTLTLIVNIGFSAMAGAVGGGGLGSVAINYGYQRFRPDIMLYTVVILIIMVQIFQVLGNYLYKISKK, via the coding sequence ATGTTTGGTATTGATTTTTCTAAATTTCCAGATGTATTTTCTAGGATACTTTTGCCAGCTATCGGCGAGACGTTATATATGAGCATAGTCTCCACCCTACTCGCCTTTGCCATAGGCCTAATACCTGCGGTTTTGCTCATACTTTCAGATAAAGATGGACTAAAGCCAAACAAACAACTTTATTTTGTGCTAGATATCATTATAAACGTGCTTAGAAGCTTTCCGTTTATTATTTTAATTATCGTGCTCTTTCCAGTTACGAAAATGATCGTAGGCACAAGTATCGGCACTACGGCTGCGATCGTTCCGCTAACTATTGGCGCGGCTCCGTTTGTAGCAAGGCTCATTGAAAATGCTCTAAAAGAGGTTGATAAAGGCATTATTGAAGCTGCTCAAAGCTTTGGAAGCTCGAAATTTCAGATCATATTTCGAGTCATGTTTGTAGAAGCACTTCCTGGCATTATCTCGGCATTTACGCTAACGCTTATTGTAAATATCGGCTTTTCAGCGATGGCTGGTGCGGTTGGCGGTGGCGGACTAGGATCTGTCGCTATAAACTACGGATATCAAAGATTTCGCCCAGATATCATGCTTTACACCGTGGTTATTCTTATTATTATGGTTCAAATTTTTCAAGTTTTAGGTAACTACTTATATAAAATTTCTAAAAAATAG
- a CDS encoding methionine ABC transporter ATP-binding protein, whose protein sequence is MIKIENLTKFYGDTQILFDINLEVKKGEIFAIVGHSGAGKSTLLRCINGLESYQGGSLKVFDKEIKNLDETQQRHLRRDVGMIFQHFALMARKNVFENVATPLKFWGYKSFETEKRVRELLNLVGLENKAKSYPSELSGGQKQRVAIARALALNPKILLSDEATSALDPNTTNQILELLEKINKELDISVVIVTHEMEVVKSIAKRAILLESGKIIGSGSIEELFLKPDEKMKEFLGEVEILPSTGTNIRLFFPKEVAQNSVITHMARSLNIDFNIVWGKLEKLNENVLGSLVINIDEKDKENVLNYIKQSGVLWEVA, encoded by the coding sequence GTGATAAAAATAGAAAATTTAACCAAATTTTATGGTGATACACAGATCCTTTTTGATATAAATTTAGAGGTTAAAAAGGGTGAAATTTTTGCTATCGTGGGACACAGCGGTGCTGGCAAATCAACGCTTTTAAGATGCATAAACGGGCTTGAGAGCTATCAAGGTGGCAGCCTAAAAGTCTTTGATAAAGAGATAAAAAATTTAGATGAGACGCAGCAGAGACATTTAAGGCGAGATGTTGGGATGATATTTCAGCATTTTGCTTTGATGGCTAGAAAAAACGTCTTTGAAAACGTGGCTACTCCGCTTAAATTTTGGGGTTACAAAAGCTTTGAGACCGAAAAAAGAGTGAGAGAGCTTTTAAATTTAGTCGGTCTTGAAAATAAGGCAAAAAGCTATCCAAGCGAGCTAAGTGGCGGTCAAAAACAGCGTGTGGCGATCGCTAGAGCGCTTGCTTTAAATCCTAAAATTTTACTAAGCGACGAGGCGACTTCGGCTCTTGATCCAAACACGACAAATCAAATTTTAGAGCTGCTTGAAAAGATAAACAAAGAGCTAGATATCAGCGTCGTAATCGTCACGCACGAGATGGAGGTTGTAAAATCGATCGCAAAACGTGCGATACTACTAGAAAGTGGCAAGATCATAGGCTCTGGAAGTATTGAAGAGTTATTTTTAAAGCCAGACGAGAAGATGAAAGAGTTTTTGGGTGAAGTTGAAATTTTGCCAAGCACTGGCACAAATATCAGGCTATTTTTCCCAAAAGAAGTGGCTCAAAACAGCGTGATCACACACATGGCAAGAAGCCTAAATATCGACTTTAACATAGTCTGGGGCAAACTTGAGAAGCTAAACGAAAATGTTCTTGGCTCGCTTGTCATAAACATAGATGAAAAAGATAAAGAAAACGTACTTAACTACATCAAGCAAAGTGGCGTTTTATGGGAGGTTGCTTGA